The Thermoanaerobacterium thermosaccharolyticum DSM 571 region CTTTTAGCGGATTCTTCCCCAACTTCGTATGACGGCTGCGATATAGTAGTAATACCCGGAGGTATAAGTGATGCCCAACCCCAATCATCATATCCGCACACAGCAATGTCATCAGGTATCTTTAAATTCAGTTTATTTATAACTTGTAGCACATTTAAAAGCACAACACCATTTACAGCAAATAATGCCGTCCTGCACTTCCTGCAATCTTTAATCATTGATACTATATTCTCTTCAATTTTGCTTAAATCATCGTCTACTTCAAATATCAAATTGTTGTTATCTATTCCGTATTTTTTGCAAACGTCTAAAAATGCTTGTTTTCTTTCCGTACGTGTGCTTATATCACCTATCCTTTCGGTAAAAAAACCTATTCTCTCATATCCATTTTTTATTAGGTGCAAAACAAGTTCCGACGTAACTTCGTAGTTGTTGACAACAACGGTATCAAATACCGTATTTTTTATGCTTCTATCAGCCAATACTACAGGTAAGCCTTTTTTAAACAGTCCTATCAAAAACTCGTCATTGCCTCCAGCGGTGTTTATTACAAGCCCGTCTACATTGTTGTCTAAAAGTGATAAGATGTACTCTCTTTCTTTTGTAGCATCATTATCTGTGCTGGCTATTATTAAATTATACCCGTTTTCTTTTAAGACTCTCTCTATACCCTTCACAAGGATAGACGAAAAATGGTTGCCTATGTCAGACACAAGAACACCTATAAGGTTTGACCTATTCAGTTTTAAACTGCGAGCTAAATTATTAGGTCTATAGTTAAGTTCATCTATGACCTTTTTGATGTTTTCCTTTGTTGCATCCGACATGTACTCATAGCGACCATTTAAAAACCGCGAAATGGTCGTCTTTGAGACGCCAGCTTTTTTCGCTACATAATCAATCGTAATTTTAAAGTTATCATTGCTCATATCATCACCAACATTTGTTTTTTAGAAACCAGTTTACGAAACCGGTATATATAATATATTCTACATAATTTTTAAAAATCCTTCTTTTTATTATCAATTACAATAAAAAATGCGCACTATGGCGCATAGTAATTAGCTAAACCTTCTTTTTAGCCTTGTTAAAACATCAGACAATGTTGCCAAATCTCCATTGACTTCTTTGATTTTACCTCTATTTTTGCTTATTATATCTTTAAGCTTTGTCAATACTTTCTCGTTTTCATCTCTCAATTCTTCTATCTTATTCAATATCTCATCTTCAGAAGGCAGTGCTATTTCAGCTATATTTATCGTATCTGCATCAAAGTCGTAAGTATCATACTTGGACGGAATAACAGTATCGATATTTAGCTCACCTCTTATTTTATCTGAAAACACTTTCTGTGCTTTGTCTTCGCCGTGGACAATAAATACTTTCTTAGGCTTTCTCTTAAATGAGGATATCCAGTCTATCAAACCTTTCTGATCCGCATGTCCTGAAAAGCTATCTATATTTTCAATCTCTGCATTTACCGTTATCTCTTCTCCAAAGATATTCACTGTCTTCTCACCGTCTAATATCCTCCTGCCCAGTGTACCTTTAGCCTGATAGCCTACAAATACTATGGTGCTGTCAGCCCTCCAAAGATTGTGCTTTAAGTGATGTTTTATGCGCCCAGCTTCACACATGCCGCTGGCTGAAATGATGATGACAGGTTCTTTAAGGTCATTCAA contains the following coding sequences:
- a CDS encoding LacI family DNA-binding transcriptional regulator, whose product is MSNDNFKITIDYVAKKAGVSKTTISRFLNGRYEYMSDATKENIKKVIDELNYRPNNLARSLKLNRSNLIGVLVSDIGNHFSSILVKGIERVLKENGYNLIIASTDNDATKEREYILSLLDNNVDGLVINTAGGNDEFLIGLFKKGLPVVLADRSIKNTVFDTVVVNNYEVTSELVLHLIKNGYERIGFFTERIGDISTRTERKQAFLDVCKKYGIDNNNLIFEVDDDLSKIEENIVSMIKDCRKCRTALFAVNGVVLLNVLQVINKLNLKIPDDIAVCGYDDWGWASLIPPGITTISQPSYEVGEESAKRLIARINGGDEIKPQKLVLRAELVVRGSTRSH